One segment of Pseudanabaena sp. FACHB-2040 DNA contains the following:
- a CDS encoding precorrin-8X methylmutase, which yields MMGRYLTIKELTQAVGGEVTPRMVRHYHNLGLLPQPQRSANNYRLYTEQDVQQLSRIVALKKQGFQLAHIQQLLQGDELPGEQVMLAQLQQHYRTVIQQLSRLRQTAMALEGVLGRDRKCQSVQADAIAQLRWLEAETQSGLVSLEHLWQRLDAETATHPEAFEESLQRLLPDLSGRSEIEVHLLTKLVLACGDVSLVPFVRRSGDAIAAAREALKAECQIVGDVPAVTAALDHTRLAHLSCPVSTLIADPHITDAHDAEQAFWQDHLWQHHLQQMPTGSILLVGYAPSVLTTACDLIEQGKLQPALIIGMPIGFSHAPAAKRRLLQAGVPCFTLEGTLGGGLLAAATLNALVESLLDKPDCHCYLSAP from the coding sequence ATGATGGGCCGCTATCTCACGATCAAAGAACTCACCCAAGCGGTGGGGGGCGAGGTAACTCCGCGCATGGTGCGGCACTACCACAACCTGGGTCTATTGCCCCAGCCTCAGCGCTCTGCCAACAACTATCGCCTCTACACCGAGCAGGATGTGCAGCAGCTGTCTCGGATTGTGGCACTCAAGAAACAGGGGTTTCAGCTAGCGCACATTCAGCAGTTGCTGCAGGGCGATGAACTGCCGGGGGAACAGGTGATGTTGGCCCAGCTGCAGCAGCATTACCGCACTGTCATCCAGCAGCTATCGCGTCTGAGGCAAACGGCTATGGCGCTTGAAGGGGTGCTGGGGCGCGATCGCAAGTGTCAGTCTGTGCAGGCCGATGCGATCGCACAGCTTCGCTGGCTGGAGGCCGAAACCCAATCAGGTCTAGTGTCGCTAGAACATCTGTGGCAGCGCCTGGATGCCGAAACGGCGACCCATCCTGAAGCCTTTGAAGAATCGCTGCAGCGACTGCTGCCGGATCTCTCTGGGCGATCTGAGATCGAAGTTCATCTGCTGACAAAACTGGTGCTCGCCTGCGGAGATGTCAGCCTGGTGCCCTTTGTGCGGCGCAGCGGAGATGCGATCGCAGCAGCCCGAGAGGCGCTAAAGGCCGAGTGCCAGATTGTAGGAGACGTGCCTGCTGTCACGGCTGCCCTTGACCACACTCGGCTGGCCCACCTGAGCTGTCCGGTAAGCACCCTCATTGCCGACCCCCACATCACCGATGCTCATGACGCCGAGCAGGCCTTTTGGCAAGATCACCTGTGGCAGCACCACCTGCAGCAAATGCCCACAGGGAGCATCTTACTGGTGGGATACGCGCCCTCGGTTTTAACAACAGCCTGCGACCTGATTGAACAAGGAAAACTTCAGCCTGCCCTAATCATTGGCATGCCTATCGGCTTCAGCCATGCCCCTGCGGCCAAGCGGCGGCTGCTCCAGGCGGGAGTTCCCTGCTTCACTCTAGAGGGCACGTTGGGCGGCGGGCTGCTAGCTGCCGCAACGCTCAATGCCTTAGTGGAATCTCTATTAGACAAGCCAGACTGCCACTGCTACTTGAGCGCTCCCTAA